From the Cucurbita pepo subsp. pepo cultivar mu-cu-16 chromosome LG05, ASM280686v2, whole genome shotgun sequence genome, one window contains:
- the LOC111794652 gene encoding uncharacterized protein At4g15545, with the protein MSQSDGLDFHLSDELLAVIPTDPYDQLDLARKITSMAIASRVSNLEAEVVRMKQELQEKERAIFDLQGKLSHLEHANQEAESRLQIALDDNTRLSKERDSLSMTSKKLGRDLAKLETFKRQLMLSLSDESSQTETVDIGTCDQAVPKASYTVKDEVTDGPASHSFSGSNDAKNTIDGGKHIGQRYSSPYITPRLTPAATPKIISTSVSPRRYSTVATPQMTSGSTSPTKPSYDGRIALSPWYPSSQQSSAASSPPRSRQLAGRPARVDGKEFFRQARSRLSYEQFSAFLSNIKELNAQKQTREETLRKAEDIFGTDNKDLFVSFQGLLNRNVH; encoded by the exons ATGTCGCAGAGTGATGGGCTAGATTTCCATCTGTCGGATGAGCTTCTGGCGGTGATTCCAACGGATCCATACGATCAGCTCGATCTTGCTCGTAAAATCACCTCCATGGCGATAGCATCTCGTGTTTCGAATCTTGAAGCTGAAGTGGTTAGGATGAAGCAGGAGCTTCAAGAGAAGGAAAGGGCCATCTTCGACCTGCAGGGGAAGTTGTCTCACCTCGAGCACGCGAACCAGGAAGCTGAGTCTAGGTTGCAGATTGCGCTTGATGATAAT ACGAGGCTTTCCAAGGAACGGGATTCACTATCAATGACTTCCAAGAAACTTGGACGTGATTTGGCAAAG CTGGAGACATTTAAGAGACAACTTATGCTATCATTGAGTGATGAATCCTCT CAAACTGAAACTGTTGATATTGGGACATGTGATCAAGCAGTTCCTAAAGCATCATATACTGTCAAGG ATGAAGTAACAGATGGGCCCGCCTCACATTCTTTCAGTGGTTCTAATGATGCGAAAAACACAATAGATGGAG GAAAACATATTGGACAAAGATATTCATCGCCATATATCACCCCAAGGCTCACTCCCGCTGCAACTCCAAAGATTATTTCAACAAGTGTATCCCCCAGAAGGTATTCCACCGTTGCTACCCCACAGATGACGTCTGGTTCAACTTCTCCAACGAAACCCTCATATGACGGACGGATTGCACTATCTCCATGGTATCCATCAAGCCAGCAGTCTTCAGCTGCAAGTTCTCCTCCTCGTTCTCGTCAACTGGCGG GTCGCCCTGCTCGAGTTGATGGCAAAGAATTTTTCCGCCAAGCCag GAGTCGTCTGTCGTACGAGCAGTTTAGTGCCTTTCTTTCTAACATAAAGGAACTCAATGCTCAAAAGCAGACCAGAGAG GAAACTTTAAGAAAAGCAGAAGATATATTTGGGACGGATAACAAAGATCTTTTTGTGTCATTTCAAGGATTGCTTAACCGCAATGTTCACTAG
- the LOC111795062 gene encoding uncharacterized protein LOC111795062 isoform X1, whose amino-acid sequence MASFPHLYSDHLLPPNTNNTFSDVHTLLMPAGDSGMCTITPNHHLHLAAAGQPFIPSPSHALSPLLTMPCPVSDMTVPSWPESNMGLYGIHSFVGSQAALPGACEYGDEVFGYVPELKPAYSSSSNYEMGGVEESNIKVAIRYSEEERKERIVRYLKKRNQRNFNKTIKYACRKTLADRRTRVRGRFARNNNELCHTQIPLQTNQLNKQRDQTKKEEEESWLQELAASLMYLPYVTDFSGLDDHL is encoded by the exons ATGGCTTCATTCCCTCATCTCTACTCtgatcatcttcttcctcccaaCACCAACAACACTTTCTCTGATGTCCACACCCTATTAATGCCTGCTGGAGACTCTGGAATGTGTACCATTACACCCAATCATCATCTCCATTTGGCTGCCGCGGGACAACCCTTCATCCCCTCCCCGTCCCACGCCCTCTCGCCGCTTCTAACAATGCCATGTCCCGTCTCCGACATGACTGTCCCCTCCTGGCCTGAGTCTAACATGGGATTGTATGGCATTCACAGCTTCGTCGGCAGCCAGGCAGCGTTGCCCGGGGCATGCGAATACGGCGATGAGGTCTTCGGGTACGTGCCTGAGTTGAAGCCTGCGtatagcagcagcagcaactaTGAAATGGGCGGCGTGGAAGAGAGTAACATTAAGGTGGCAATTCGGTACTCAGaggaagagaggaaagaaaggattgtgagatatttgaagaagagaaaccaGAGGAATTTCAACAAAACCATCAAG TATGCATGTCGGAAGACGCTAGCAGACAGGAGAACACGAGTACGAGGAAGATTTGCTCGCAACAACAACGAGCTCTGTCACACTCAGATCCCTCTCCAAACCAACCAACTAAACAAACAAAGAGATCAAACG aagaaggaagaggaagagagttGGCTGCAAGAATTGGCAGCAAGTTTAATGTATTTACCTTATGTCACAGATTTCAGTGGCCTTGATGATCATCTGTAA
- the LOC111795062 gene encoding uncharacterized protein LOC111795062 isoform X2 — MASFPHLYSDHLLPPNTNNTFSDVHTLLMPAGDSGMCTITPNHHLHLAAAGQPFIPSPSHALSPLLTMPCPVSDMTVPSWPESNMGLYGIHSFVGSQAALPGACEYGDEVFGYVPELKPAYSSSSNYEMGGVEESNIKVAIRYSEEERKERIVRYLKKRNQRNFNKTIKYACRKTLADRRTRVRGRFARNNNELCHTQIPLQTNQLNKQRDQTKEEEESWLQELAASLMYLPYVTDFSGLDDHL; from the exons ATGGCTTCATTCCCTCATCTCTACTCtgatcatcttcttcctcccaaCACCAACAACACTTTCTCTGATGTCCACACCCTATTAATGCCTGCTGGAGACTCTGGAATGTGTACCATTACACCCAATCATCATCTCCATTTGGCTGCCGCGGGACAACCCTTCATCCCCTCCCCGTCCCACGCCCTCTCGCCGCTTCTAACAATGCCATGTCCCGTCTCCGACATGACTGTCCCCTCCTGGCCTGAGTCTAACATGGGATTGTATGGCATTCACAGCTTCGTCGGCAGCCAGGCAGCGTTGCCCGGGGCATGCGAATACGGCGATGAGGTCTTCGGGTACGTGCCTGAGTTGAAGCCTGCGtatagcagcagcagcaactaTGAAATGGGCGGCGTGGAAGAGAGTAACATTAAGGTGGCAATTCGGTACTCAGaggaagagaggaaagaaaggattgtgagatatttgaagaagagaaaccaGAGGAATTTCAACAAAACCATCAAG TATGCATGTCGGAAGACGCTAGCAGACAGGAGAACACGAGTACGAGGAAGATTTGCTCGCAACAACAACGAGCTCTGTCACACTCAGATCCCTCTCCAAACCAACCAACTAAACAAACAAAGAGATCAAACG aaggaagaggaagagagttGGCTGCAAGAATTGGCAGCAAGTTTAATGTATTTACCTTATGTCACAGATTTCAGTGGCCTTGATGATCATCTGTAA
- the LOC111795064 gene encoding LOB domain-containing protein 4-like, with protein sequence MKESGRKQGAVAPCAACKLLRRRCAQDCVFAPYFPADEPHKFASVHKVFGASNVNKMLQELPEHQRSDAVSSMVYEANARVRDPVYGCVGAISSLQQQIDLLQTELAIAQAEVVHMRMRQFTSSSSNPTAGHSPETVSPSGKINIPPQNKSYFSMDNMGESLWSSC encoded by the exons ATGAAGGAGAGTGGACGGAAACAAGGCGCTGTTGCACCATGCGCCGCCTGTAAGCTTCTTCGTCGGAGATGTGCTCAAGACTGCGTTTTCGCCCCTTATTTCCCCGCCGACGAGCCTCATAAGTTCGCCAGCGTCCATAAAGTCTTCGGCGCTAGTAATGTCAACAAGATGTTACAG GAGTTGCCGGAGCACCAGCGGAGCGACGCCGTGAGCTCGATGGTGTACGAAGCAAACGCAAGGGTTCGAGATCCAGTGTACGGCTGCGTCGGAGCCATATCGTCGCTGCAACAACAAATCGATCTGTTACAAACCGAGCTAGCGATTGCGCAAGCGGAAGTAGTACACATGCGAATGCGTCAATTCACATCGTCATCGTCGAACCCGACAGCCGGACACTCGCCGGAAACTGTGTCGCCGTCTGGCAAGATCAACATTCCGCCGCAAAACAAGTCCTATTTTTCCATGGACAACATGGGGGAGTCGTTGTGGTCATCCTGCTAG